One window of Papaver somniferum cultivar HN1 chromosome 9, ASM357369v1, whole genome shotgun sequence genomic DNA carries:
- the LOC113312979 gene encoding putative F-box protein At5g62660: MTTKKMKPVSYNYENSILCDILSRLPLKSLMRFKCVSKSWQSLIEKDQCLVELQHRRQSHVSPRLFMILFPLNSRAPTGFETWTANLFIDRNKEKITIEAISRKVDLSVVKQVKRLINGMICLLDQREGKISIGDEYEDHAACLYNAITQEVTPWIRSTYLTRVKRRCNISKANVSRVFEFGFDPNTKEYKVICMWCIAGNDLRKFEGCGEYKIPVSNIGYKRYYSMCEILTIGKDTAWRRIDKIPPSPCIGKHGSVYANGSIYWMCLEKSRYILVAFDVGSEECRVMPVLDFIGNYETNYMLDPNSDPIHLMEVDGHLAIEKYTGNHTVNLWILDNDCEKNISTRNSKNIHYCRNIHWTKEIIMLPLHWRFRNIRFHAIVGTEYLISQGTFSNERQPLFIHSYNRKKKTFSKIIITGDGRPSSSFIAYIGHPLSMFTPYVESLLTLQSSYRPATRGT, translated from the coding sequence ATGACCACGAAAAAGATGAAGCCTGTTAGCTATAACTATGAGAATTCAATACTGTGCGACATACTGAGCAGACTCCCATTGAAATCGCTTATGCGTTTCAAATGCGTAAGCAAATCTTGGCAATCCTTGATCGAAAAAGATCAGTGCTTGGTTGAATTACAACATCGGCGCCAATCACATGTAAGTCCACGTCTCTTCATGATTCTATTTCCATTAAATTCGAGAGCCCCCACTGGATTTGAGACTTGGACAGCAAATTTGTTCATagacagaaacaaagaaaaaataacCATTGAAGCCATATCGAGGAAAGTTGATTTGTCGGTTGTAAAGCAAGTAAAAAGACTCATCAACGGTATGATCTGTTTACTCGACCAAAGAGAAGGTAAAATCAGTATAGGTGATGAATATGAAGATCATGCTGCATGTCTATACAATGCCATCACCCAAGAAGTAACACCCTGGATCAGATCAACTTATTTAACACGAGTAAAGCGACGGTGTAACATATCGAAAGCAAATGTGTCTCGTGTTTTTGAATTTGGATTTGATCCCAACACCAAAGAATACAAAGTGATTTGTATGTGGTGCATAGCTGGAAACGATCTTCGGAAATTTGAAGGATGCGGGGAGTACAAAATTCCTGTAAGCAACATAGGGTATAAGAGGTATTACAGTATGTGCGAGATCTTGACTATAGGCAAGGACACTGCGTGGAGAAGGATCGATAAGATACCTCCGTCACCTTGTATAGGAAAACATGGTTCTGTTTATGCGAATGGTTCCATATATTGGATGTGTTTAGAGAAAAGTCGTTACATACTAGTGGCATTTGATGTTGGAAGTGAGGAGTGCAGAGTTATGCCAGTCCTTGATTTCATTGGCAACTACGAAACTAATTATATGCTAGATCCTAATTCTGATCCAATACATCTTATGGAAGTGGATGGGCATCTAGCTATAGAAAAGTACACAGGTAATCACACTGTTAACCTGTGGATACTTGATAATGACTGCGAAAAAAACATTAGTACCAGAAATAGTAAGAACATCCATTATTGTAGGAACATCCATTGGACTAAAGAGATTATCATGTTACCTCTTCATTGGAGATTTCGGAATATTCGGTTTCACGCCATCGTGGGAACAGAGTACTTAATTTCACAAGGCACTTTTTCTAATGAACGACAGCCTCTTTTTATTCATTCTTACAATAGGAAGAAGAAGACTTTCAGCAAGATTATAATTACTGGTGATGGAAGACCCTCATCCTCCTTCATTGCATATATTGGTCATCCCTTAAGCATGTTTACACCATATGTTGAAAGTCTATTGACACTTCAGAGCAGTTATAGGCCAGCAACCAGAGGCACCTAA